In the genome of Oenanthe melanoleuca isolate GR-GAL-2019-014 chromosome 21, OMel1.0, whole genome shotgun sequence, one region contains:
- the CAMTA1 gene encoding calmodulin-binding transcription activator 1 isoform X1 has product MPCRLPDNQFRMSILERLEQMERRMAEMTGSQQHKQGVGGGSNGNGNSGTQVQCVSGTGTLGSCFESRVVVVCEKMMSRACWAKSKHLIHSKTFRGMTLLHLAAAQGYATLIQTLIKWRTKHADSIDLELEVDPLNVDHFSCTPLMWACALGHMDAAVVLYKWDRRAISIPDSLGRLPLAIARSRGHVKLAECLEQLQRDEQTQLGQNPRIQCPSSTDSNTENWVSQWHSELVASQEPQKGVTVISSTNTELRRPRSEPSSYYSSETQKDYPAPKKHKLSPEYFQARQEKLLSTALSLEQPSVRKQNSSSKQSSTETISPSEGLRDYGRELSQHIPEVTGYRGSGSQAGIKWNPKDIYIGVSAVQVAGSQKGTGLGKEAVAHRLRQREQMNVLMMADREMVDAELLSYRDSAGDEDCLHHMDELQVNMMTLAEHIIEATPDRIKRENFVPMESLLAERTDSAAMSTTMSWLASYLADVDHLPSAAQIRSLYSEPLTPSSNTSLSPAGSPISEIAFEKPSLPSAADWSEFLSASTSEKVENEFAQLTLSDHEQRELYEAAKLVQTVFRKYKGRPLREQQEVAAAVIQRCYRKYKQLTWIALKYALYKKMTQAAILIQSKFRSYYEQKKFQQSRRAAMLIQQYYRSYKECGKRRQNRRAATIVQQKLRSSLLTKKQDQAARKIMRFLRRCRHRVKELKKAKELEDTQQHPVAM; this is encoded by the exons ATGCCTTGTAGACTCCCAG ATAACCAGTTCAGGATGTCCATATTGGAGCGACTCGAGCAGATGGAGAGGAGAATGGCTGAAATGACTGGCTCCCAGCAACACAAACAAGGAGTAGGAGGCGGGagcaatgggaatgggaacagtgGAACACAGGTGCAG TGCGTTTCTGGGACTGGGACCCTGGGCAGCTGCTTTGAGAGCCGCGTGGTGGTGGTGTGCGAGAAGATGATGAGTCGTGCGTGCTGGGCAAAGTCCAAACACTTGATCCATTCGAAGACTTTCCGAGGAATGACACTGCTCCatctggctgctgcccagggctaTGCCACTCTCATCCAGACCCTCATCAAATGGCG CACCAAACATGCAGACAGCATTGATCTGGAGCTGGAAGTTGACCCTTTGAATGTGGATCATTTCTCCTGCACTCCTCTG atGTGGGCATGTGCCCTGGGCCACATGGATGCAGCAGTTGTGCTGTACAAGTGGGACCGCCGAGCCATCTCCATTCCCGACTCCCTCGGGAGGTTGCCGCTGGCCATTGCGCGCTCCCGGGGCCACGTGAAGCTGGCAGAGTGCTTGGAGCAGCTACAGCGAGATGAGCAAACTCAGCTTGGGCAAAACCCCAGGATTCAGTGCCCCTCGAGCACAGACTCCAACACAGAGAACTGGGTGTCCCAATGGCACAGTGAGCTTGTCGCCTCTCAGGAGCCTCAGAAGGGAGTCACAGTGATTTCCAGTACAAACACAG AGCTGAGGCGGCCAAGATCAGAACCTTCCAGCTATTACAGCAGTGAGACTCAGAAAGATTACCCTGCACCCAAAAAGCATAAGCTGAGCCCTGAGTATTTTCAAGCCCGGCAAGAGAAGCTGCTTTCCACTGCACTGAGCCTGGAACAGCCAAGCGTTAGGAAGCAGAACTCCAGCTCCAAGCAATCCTCCACTGAGACAATCAGCCCCAGTGAAGGGCTGAGGGACTATGGCCGGGagctctcccagcacatcccagaaGTTACTGGGTACCGAGGCTCTGGCAGCCAAGCAGGCATCAAATGGAACCCAAAAGACATTTATATTGGTGTGTCTGCAGTGCAGGTGGCAGGGAGCCAGAAGGGCACTGGCCTGGGGAAGGAAGCTGTGGCCCATCGGCTGCGCCAGCGGGAGCAGATGAATGTGTTGATGATGGCTGACAGGGAGATGGTGGATGCAGAACTCTTGTCCTacagggacagtgcaggggATGAGGACTGCTTGCACCACATGGATGAACTGCAG GTGAACATGATGACACTTGCAGAGCACATTATTGAAGCTACACCTGACAGGATCAAGCGGGAGAATTTTGTGCCAATGGAATCGCTGCTGGCGGAGAGGACAGACAGTGCTGCCATGAGCACCACCATGAGCTGGCTGGCCAGTTACCTTGCTGATGTCGATCACTtgcccagtgctgcacagaTCAG AAGTCTGTATAGTGAACCCCTGACCCCTTCTTCGAACACCAGCTTGAGCCCTGCAGGCTCACCAATCAGTGAAATAGCTTTTGAGAAACCCAGCCTTCCCTCGGCAGCAGACTGGTCTGAATTTCTGAGTGCATCCACCAGCGAGAAGGTAGAAAATGAGTTTGCACAGTTAACTCTGTCTGATCATGAGCAGAGAGAACTCTATGAAGCTGCCAAACTCGTCCAGACAGTATTCAGGAAATACAAG GGTCGTCCTCTCCGGGAACagcaggaggtggctgctgctgttatCCAGCGTTGCTACCGAAAGTACAAACAG CTTACTTGGATAGCCTTGAAG TATGCACTTTATAAAAAGATGACGCAAGCTGCCATTCTTATCCAGAGCAAATTCCGAAGTTACTATGAGCAGAAAAAATTCCAGCAGAGCCGGCGAGCGGCGATGCTGATCCAGCAGTACTACCGCAGCTACAAGGAGTGCGGCAAGAGGAGGCAGAACCGCCGGGCAGCCACCATCGTCCAGCAGAAACTCAg AAGCAGTCTGCTTACCAAGAAGCAGGATCAAGCTGCTCGCAAGATTATGCGGTTTTTACGACGCTGCCGCCACAG